In a single window of the Flavobacterium sp. W4I14 genome:
- a CDS encoding cytochrome c-type biogenesis protein CcmF (product_source=KO:K02198; cog=COG1138; ko=KO:K02198; pfam=PF01578,PF16327; superfamily=103473; tigrfam=TIGR00353; transmembrane_helix_parts=Outside_1_14,TMhelix_15_37,Inside_38_56,TMhelix_57_79,Outside_80_107,TMhelix_108_127,Inside_128_133,TMhelix_134_156,Outside_157_209,TMhelix_210_232,Inside_233_244,TMhelix_245_267,Outside_268_286,TMhelix_287_304,Inside_305_310,TMhelix_311_333,Outside_334_347,TMhelix_348_370,Inside_371_389,TMhelix_390_412,Outside_413_431,TMhelix_432_454,Inside_455_466,TMhelix_467_489,Outside_490_493,TMhelix_494_516,Inside_517_522,TMhelix_523_545,Outside_546_789,TMhelix_790_812,Inside_813_821): MDIQFVGEHLLPGKIGQFFIVLAFSASLLSTISYFYASRDKNLEEKSWRNLGRIGYLVNFASIISIGVILFYLVLGHYFEYYYVQSHSSKQLPVYYIISSFWEGQEGSFWLWAFWQSFLGTLLIWKAKSWESPVMTVIAFSQVFLTSMLLGVEIFGERIGSSPFILLRDAMDLKAQAPVVFANPENYKNYLKFITDGKGLNPLLQNYWMVIHPPTLFLGFASMVVPFAYGIAALWQKRYKEWIKPAMPWTLFAVMVLGTGIIMGSFWAYEALNFGGFWAWDPVENASLIPWLTLIGAVHVMIAYKNTGHAYFTAIALVFLSFLLVLYASFLTRSGILGDTSVHSFTDMGMFGHLILYNVVFAVLAIVLIVLRWKELPITTKDEETYSREFWMFIGALVVTIACIQVIFSTSVPVFNKAFGTNFSPPIDAVKYYNQWQAPFAVLITLISGFSQYLKYKRTDPRKFYSSLVSAIVFSIVLTAGLVYVAEIYTNTMYILITFSCLFAVLSNAAVLYQAFGGKAKLAGSAIAHIGFAFLILGALISAATNKPLSINATKFIPVKDFEKVEKPGENIMLYKNEPKKMGKYTVTYVADTTVAPNTIYTLNFKILDKDGKVKEDFNLHPHVQENEKMGLIASPDTKHYLTYDVYTHITSAAIKKTSHEDHEGHSDDENYKAPRIVKVSVGDTIHTSSGIVTVKDLNRKPTAKDLVLGQGDYAVGLPLEINAAGKVYNTEPIFLIKGNNTFDFARKVDELDLKFRFARVLPDEKKVELQIFEKPQQAKDWVVFKAIEFPFINLYWAGTIVMVVGFLLSIFRRRKEAKTA, from the coding sequence ATGGATATTCAATTTGTAGGCGAACACCTGTTACCAGGTAAAATCGGACAGTTTTTTATTGTTCTGGCATTTAGTGCATCATTACTATCAACCATATCGTATTTTTATGCCAGTCGCGATAAAAATTTAGAAGAAAAATCCTGGCGAAACTTAGGGCGGATTGGATATCTGGTTAATTTTGCCAGCATTATAAGCATCGGAGTAATTTTGTTCTACCTGGTTCTTGGTCACTATTTTGAATATTATTATGTTCAATCTCACTCTTCAAAACAACTTCCGGTATACTATATTATATCTTCTTTCTGGGAAGGACAGGAAGGTAGTTTTTGGCTTTGGGCTTTCTGGCAATCATTTCTTGGCACATTGTTGATTTGGAAAGCAAAATCATGGGAAAGCCCTGTAATGACAGTTATAGCCTTTTCTCAGGTATTTTTAACCTCAATGCTTTTAGGCGTCGAGATTTTTGGAGAGCGCATCGGAAGTTCACCTTTTATACTTTTAAGAGATGCGATGGACTTAAAAGCACAGGCACCTGTTGTTTTTGCAAATCCAGAAAATTACAAAAATTACCTTAAGTTCATAACCGATGGAAAAGGATTAAACCCATTGCTGCAAAACTATTGGATGGTGATCCACCCACCAACTTTATTTTTAGGTTTCGCAAGTATGGTGGTTCCTTTTGCCTATGGCATCGCGGCTTTGTGGCAAAAAAGATATAAAGAATGGATTAAACCAGCTATGCCATGGACGCTTTTTGCGGTGATGGTTTTGGGTACAGGTATTATTATGGGTTCTTTCTGGGCTTACGAAGCGTTAAATTTTGGCGGCTTCTGGGCTTGGGATCCTGTAGAAAATGCTTCTTTAATCCCATGGTTAACCTTAATTGGTGCCGTACACGTAATGATTGCTTATAAAAATACAGGTCATGCTTATTTTACTGCAATTGCTTTAGTATTCTTAAGTTTCTTATTGGTGCTTTATGCATCGTTTTTAACCCGAAGCGGAATTTTAGGTGATACATCGGTTCACTCGTTTACCGATATGGGGATGTTTGGCCACTTGATTTTATACAATGTAGTTTTCGCTGTTTTAGCAATTGTGCTCATTGTGCTAAGATGGAAAGAATTGCCAATTACTACCAAGGATGAAGAAACTTATTCTCGCGAATTCTGGATGTTTATTGGCGCTTTAGTTGTAACCATCGCTTGTATCCAGGTCATATTCTCTACATCAGTGCCCGTATTTAACAAGGCTTTTGGAACAAACTTTTCTCCTCCAATCGATGCTGTAAAATATTACAATCAGTGGCAGGCCCCATTTGCGGTATTAATTACTTTGATTTCGGGTTTCTCTCAATATTTAAAATATAAAAGGACTGATCCGCGCAAATTTTATAGTAGTCTGGTATCGGCAATTGTTTTCTCCATTGTGTTAACAGCAGGTTTGGTATATGTGGCTGAGATTTACACCAACACCATGTACATCCTCATTACCTTCAGTTGTTTATTCGCCGTTCTTTCTAATGCTGCAGTATTATATCAGGCTTTCGGCGGCAAGGCTAAATTGGCTGGATCAGCAATTGCACATATTGGTTTTGCTTTTTTAATCTTAGGTGCATTGATTTCTGCTGCTACAAACAAACCTTTGTCAATTAATGCTACTAAATTTATTCCGGTAAAAGATTTCGAAAAAGTAGAAAAACCGGGCGAGAACATCATGTTATACAAAAACGAACCCAAGAAAATGGGTAAGTACACCGTAACCTATGTAGCCGATACTACTGTAGCACCCAATACCATTTATACCCTTAATTTTAAAATTTTAGATAAAGATGGTAAGGTCAAAGAAGATTTTAACTTACATCCACACGTACAGGAGAACGAAAAAATGGGTTTAATTGCCTCTCCGGATACCAAACATTACCTTACTTATGATGTTTATACCCACATCACCAGTGCTGCCATTAAAAAAACATCACATGAAGATCACGAAGGTCATTCTGATGATGAAAATTATAAGGCTCCACGTATTGTTAAGGTTTCGGTAGGGGATACCATTCACACTTCAAGTGGCATTGTTACCGTTAAGGATTTAAATAGAAAACCTACTGCAAAAGATTTAGTTTTAGGGCAAGGTGATTATGCTGTTGGTTTACCGCTAGAGATTAATGCTGCCGGTAAAGTTTATAACACAGAACCTATTTTCTTGATCAAAGGGAATAATACTTTCGATTTCGCACGTAAGGTAGATGAACTGGATTTGAAATTCCGTTTTGCCAGGGTATTGCCAGATGAGAAAAAAGTGGAACTTCAGATTTTCGAAAAACCGCAACAAGCTAAGGACTGGGTAGTTTTCAAAGCGATAGAATTTCCTTTCATCAATTTATATTGGGCCGGTACTATTGTAATGGTTGTTGGTTTCTTACTTTCAATTTTCAGAAGAAGAAAAGAGGCCAAAACCGCATAA
- a CDS encoding cytochrome c-type biogenesis protein CcmE (product_source=KO:K02197; cog=COG2332; ko=KO:K02197; pfam=PF03100; superfamily=82093; transmembrane_helix_parts=Outside_1_4,TMhelix_5_24,Inside_25_144) has protein sequence MKKSAIIGLITIAISVGILFSLNANTDTYSNFKQAALSEKEEHVMGYWVKSMGTYYDAVKDANHFSFHMKDEKGEVREVIYAGTKPQDFEKSEKLVLIGKMNKDKFYASKILMKCPSKYNDNLVEVNKDGKVDTVGKYGEKKYN, from the coding sequence ATGAAGAAAAGTGCAATCATTGGATTGATTACCATCGCAATTTCCGTAGGGATTTTATTTAGCTTAAACGCAAATACTGATACTTACTCCAATTTCAAACAGGCAGCTCTTTCTGAGAAAGAAGAGCATGTTATGGGCTATTGGGTAAAATCGATGGGTACTTACTACGATGCCGTAAAAGATGCCAACCATTTTTCATTCCACATGAAAGATGAAAAGGGAGAAGTGAGAGAGGTAATTTACGCAGGTACCAAACCGCAGGATTTCGAAAAATCAGAAAAGCTTGTATTAATCGGTAAGATGAACAAAGACAAATTTTACGCATCGAAAATTTTAATGAAATGCCCATCTAAATATAACGATAACCTGGTAGAGGTTAATAAAGATGGTAAAGTTGACACCGTAGGTAAGTACGGCGAGAAAAAATATAACTAA
- a CDS encoding hypothetical protein (product_source=Hypo-rule applied; cath_funfam=1.20.5.620; superfamily=82057), giving the protein MKLKQFYKLLLFIVLIPFLSSCFEVIEEIAMKNDGTGDVVLTINLSQSKTKVASVMLLDSVQGYKVPSKQKIQQELNEAVAYLRKSEGISNVKSTSDFNNYIATISFSFKDVSNINNITKNILAQQKIKATNTSSYIYNKATKTFNRKYQAIGTAKTEFNKLKAKDKAVFNGATYTSIYRFESVVTSSTNPASNVSKSKKAVMLKSSIMDLINGKINVSNSIQLSK; this is encoded by the coding sequence ATGAAATTAAAGCAGTTTTATAAGCTTTTGTTGTTTATAGTTTTGATACCTTTTTTAAGCTCTTGTTTTGAAGTAATTGAAGAAATTGCCATGAAAAACGATGGAACCGGCGATGTGGTGCTCACCATAAACCTAAGCCAGAGCAAAACCAAGGTAGCTTCAGTAATGCTCTTGGATAGTGTACAAGGTTATAAAGTACCCAGTAAACAAAAAATTCAACAGGAATTAAATGAGGCAGTAGCCTATTTAAGGAAATCGGAAGGAATTTCTAATGTAAAAAGCACAAGTGATTTTAATAATTACATTGCAACCATTAGTTTTTCTTTTAAAGATGTTTCAAATATCAATAACATCACCAAAAATATTCTTGCCCAGCAAAAAATTAAGGCCACTAATACCTCCTCTTACATTTATAACAAGGCTACCAAAACCTTTAACCGAAAATATCAGGCTATAGGTACCGCTAAAACAGAATTCAATAAATTAAAAGCAAAAGACAAGGCGGTTTTTAACGGCGCAACCTACACCAGCATCTATCGTTTCGAATCTGTTGTAACAAGTAGCACCAATCCGGCATCAAATGTATCGAAATCTAAAAAAGCTGTAATGTTAAAAAGTAGCATCATGGATTTAATTAACGGAAAAATTAACGTATCTAATTCTATACAATTATCTAAATAA